In Anaerolineae bacterium, a genomic segment contains:
- a CDS encoding inorganic phosphate transporter: MSSTVLAGILVVIALGFDFFNGMHDSANIVATAISSRAISPRRVMVLTALCEFVGPLIFGVSVATTVGDKVVAANTITIAVTLAALLAAIIWNIIGIRLGIPASSSHALLGGILGAAVFGYGVSIVKMDGLITVLISLFVSPLLGLIGGYIMMKLFLFLARGASPRINHWLKRAQILTTAGLALSHGANDAQKTMGVITMGLVATGLLPSFQVPTWVILSAAGAIALGTYMGGWNVIKTLGAKFYKVRPMHAFTSQVTSGIIIMAASILGGPVSTTQVVSSSIMGAGSGQRISQVRWKVGRDILIAWVLTIPVTAILAALLYMPISLLVRAP; encoded by the coding sequence ATGTCATCAACGGTTCTGGCCGGCATCCTGGTCGTCATTGCGCTGGGATTCGACTTCTTCAACGGCATGCACGACAGCGCCAACATCGTGGCGACTGCTATCTCATCGCGCGCCATCTCCCCACGGCGGGTGATGGTGCTTACCGCGCTGTGTGAGTTCGTCGGGCCGCTGATCTTCGGTGTTTCGGTTGCCACCACCGTTGGCGATAAAGTCGTGGCCGCCAATACGATCACCATCGCTGTCACGCTGGCCGCCCTGCTCGCCGCCATCATCTGGAACATCATCGGCATCCGGTTGGGCATTCCAGCCAGCAGTTCGCATGCCCTGCTCGGAGGCATCCTGGGGGCGGCGGTGTTCGGGTACGGCGTATCCATCGTGAAGATGGACGGCCTGATCACCGTGCTTATCTCGTTGTTCGTGTCACCCCTGCTGGGGCTGATTGGCGGCTACATCATGATGAAACTGTTCCTGTTCCTGGCGCGCGGCGCATCGCCGCGGATCAACCACTGGCTCAAGCGGGCGCAGATCCTCACCACCGCCGGCCTGGCCCTCAGCCACGGCGCCAACGACGCGCAGAAGACGATGGGCGTCATCACCATGGGCCTGGTGGCAACCGGCCTTCTGCCGAGCTTCCAAGTGCCCACCTGGGTCATTCTGTCGGCCGCCGGCGCCATCGCCCTGGGCACCTACATGGGCGGCTGGAACGTCATCAAGACCCTGGGCGCCAAGTTCTATAAGGTGCGCCCCATGCACGCCTTCACCTCCCAGGTAACGTCGGGCATTATCATCATGGCTGCCTCGATACTCGGCGGCCCCGTCAGCACCACCCAGGTGGTCAGCTCCAGCATCATGGGCGCCGGCTCCGGCCAACGCATTTCGCAGGTGCGCTGGAAGGTCGGCCGGGACATCCTCATCGCCTGGGTGCTGACCATACCCGTCACAGCGATACTGGCCGCCCTGCTGTACATGCCGATTTCTCTCCTGGTTCGCGCACCCTAA